From the Musa acuminata AAA Group cultivar baxijiao chromosome BXJ1-2, Cavendish_Baxijiao_AAA, whole genome shotgun sequence genome, one window contains:
- the LOC135607951 gene encoding embryogenesis-like protein, giving the protein MRRSARFLLHKSISAFSSLPAILTKPPTPVPPGLPFSSFRLMRCPLPPSLGRHGFATGGGPLDHSKEVDEINLKFAEAREEIEAAMESKETIYFDEEAECAREAVKTVLDMFEGLLARLPEKERMALQRSMGLKIEQLKAELKQLDD; this is encoded by the coding sequence ATGCGGCGAAGCGCTCGGTTTCTGCTCCACAAATCCATCTccgccttctcctctcttcccgcGATCCTCACAAAACCTCCCACACCGGTCCCCCCTGGTCTCCCCTTCTCGTCCTTCCGCCTGATGCGATGCCCGCTCCCCCCGAGTCTTGGCCGCCATGGATTCGCCACCGGCGGAGGACCCCTTGACCACAGCAAGGAGGTGGATGAGATCAACCTGAAGTTCGCGGAGGCCCGGGAAGAGATCGAAGCGGCGATGGAGTCGAAGGAGACGATCTACTTCGATGAGGAGGCGGAGTGCGCCCGCGAGGCGGTGAAGACGGTGCTGGATATGTTCGAAGGGCTGCTGGCGAGGTTGCCTGAGAAGGAGCGGATGGCGCTGCAGAGATCGATGGGGCTGAAGATTGAGCAGTTGAAGGCGGAGCTCAAGCAGTTGGATGATTAG
- the LOC135583936 gene encoding TSL-kinase interacting protein 1-like isoform X1, whose protein sequence is MKASGSQHKGLAKKCLGCNKSKSLKITKQKWEITGKKSSELDGQLHTSSIQLPQLEIQDMQTSLPEAAPGDLKFVQEQFQDFNGKVKLQLFPIDEATRKALEKNNHNPYLELTLTTRKRISSVVKHLNFKWGSSKLATGELMLFPYNVYLDNLANSIRWTLEDSDVTAADVHASLGSPAMFRLRYGWFSNLEQTACQTSMTSHSYEEPNKSFEKHITSGDKLLCKSSKGHGPCHMDDSANQAVETHLLLEKTIQNGVDQKNNSRSVNMSWVDCLSNMSFGAILSEVSETPVNLCHPLPAPNSSLQQIPMTCDSFDAAIASVMARHQPSNPSNRLIHSSILEAEETCHAFPFAKVASSSHNHPASTRDPPATENCSDMLGPQVGQTSLNNICPIPVTVDACSEPKSHSEDSLNGGNQFAGMNLSPPDSLGPLEYVAPCSREMNDGETIDLGGLITSSMDAFQNFSIF, encoded by the exons ATGAAAGCTTCTGGCTCTCAGCATAAAGGTCTTGCAAAAAAATGTCTTGGTTGCAACAAGTCCAAGAGCCTAAAGATCACAAAGCAGAAATGGGAGATCACGG GAAAAAAGAGTTCTGAGTTAGATGGACAACTTCACACTTCTTCTATCCAATTACCTCAGCTGGAGATTCAGGATATGCAAACTAGCTTACCGGAAGCAGCACCAGGAGATTTGAAATTTGTACAAGAACAATTTCAAGATTTCAATGGAAAAGTTAAGCTTCAGCTTTTTCCAATAGATGAAGCTACTAGGAAAGCATTGGAGAAG AATAATCACAACCCTTACCTGGAACTAACTTTAACAACTAGAAAAAGAATCTCTTCAGTGGTGAAGCACCTCAACTTCAAGTGGGGCAGTTCAAAATTGGCAACAGGAGAACTCATGCTTTTTCCGTACAATGTTTACCTGGATAATTTGGCCAACAGCATAAGATGGACTTTAGAAGACTCTGATGTCACCGCGGCTGATGTGCATGCTTCACTTGGTAGCCCTGCCATGTTTCGTTTAAG ATATGGTTGGTTCTCCAATCTTGAGCAAACAGCATGCCAGACATCTATGACATCGCATTCTTATGAGGAGCCTAATAAGAGTTTCGAAAAGCATATCACCAGTGGTGATAAACTGCTTTGTAAGTCGAGCAAAGGACATGGGCCATGCCATATGGATGATTCAGCGAACCAAGCAGTTGAAACACACCTTTTGTTGGAGAAAACTATCCAAAATGGG GTTGACCAGAAGAACAATAGCAGAAGTGTCAATATGTCATGGGTTGATTGCCTATCTAACATGAGCTTTGGTGCTATATTATCTGAAGTGTCGGAAACTCCTGTCAACCTTTGCCATCCATTACCTGCTCCAAATTCTAGTCTTCAGCAGATCCCTATGACCTGTGATTCATTTGATGCTGCTATTGCTTCCGTTATGGCCCGTCATCAACCCTCAAATCCATCAAACCGGTTGATCCATTCATCCATCTTGGAAGCAGAAGAAACATGCCATGCATTTCCATTTGCAAAGGTTGCTTCTTCAAGTCATAATCATCCAGCTTCAACTAGAGATCCTCCTGCCACAGAGAACTGTAGCGATATG CTAGGCCCTCAGGTGGGGCAGACATCACTAAACAATATTTGCCCTATACCAGTAACAGTTGATGCATGTTCGGAACCCAAATCTCATTCAGAAGATTCACTTAATGGCGGCAACCAATTTGCAGGGATGAACCTCAGTCCG CCTGATTCCCTAGGTCCCTTGGAGTACGTTGCCCCTTGCTCTAGAGAGATGAATGATGGGGAAACTATTGATCTTGGCGGATTGATTACAAGCAGCATGGATGCATTTCAAAACTTTTCAATTTTCTGA
- the LOC135583936 gene encoding TSL-kinase interacting protein 1-like isoform X2 produces MKASGSQHKGLAKKCLGCNKSKSLKITKQKWEITGKKSSELDGQLHTSSIQLPQLEIQDMQTSLPEAAPGDLKFVQEQFQDFNGKVKLQLFPIDEATRKALEKNNHNPYLELTLTTRKRISSVVKHLNFKWGSSKLATGELMLFPYNVYLDNLANSIRWTLEDSDVTAADVHASLGSPAMFRLRYGWFSNLEQTACQTSMTSHSYEEPNKSFEKHITSGDKLLCKSSKGHGPCHMDDSANQAVETHLLLEKTIQNGVDQKNNSRSVNMSWVDCLSNMSFGAILSEVSETPVNLCHPLPAPNSSLQQIPMTCDSFDAAIASVMARHQPSNPSNRLIHSSILEAEETCHAFPFAKVASSSHNHPASTRDPPATENCSDMT; encoded by the exons ATGAAAGCTTCTGGCTCTCAGCATAAAGGTCTTGCAAAAAAATGTCTTGGTTGCAACAAGTCCAAGAGCCTAAAGATCACAAAGCAGAAATGGGAGATCACGG GAAAAAAGAGTTCTGAGTTAGATGGACAACTTCACACTTCTTCTATCCAATTACCTCAGCTGGAGATTCAGGATATGCAAACTAGCTTACCGGAAGCAGCACCAGGAGATTTGAAATTTGTACAAGAACAATTTCAAGATTTCAATGGAAAAGTTAAGCTTCAGCTTTTTCCAATAGATGAAGCTACTAGGAAAGCATTGGAGAAG AATAATCACAACCCTTACCTGGAACTAACTTTAACAACTAGAAAAAGAATCTCTTCAGTGGTGAAGCACCTCAACTTCAAGTGGGGCAGTTCAAAATTGGCAACAGGAGAACTCATGCTTTTTCCGTACAATGTTTACCTGGATAATTTGGCCAACAGCATAAGATGGACTTTAGAAGACTCTGATGTCACCGCGGCTGATGTGCATGCTTCACTTGGTAGCCCTGCCATGTTTCGTTTAAG ATATGGTTGGTTCTCCAATCTTGAGCAAACAGCATGCCAGACATCTATGACATCGCATTCTTATGAGGAGCCTAATAAGAGTTTCGAAAAGCATATCACCAGTGGTGATAAACTGCTTTGTAAGTCGAGCAAAGGACATGGGCCATGCCATATGGATGATTCAGCGAACCAAGCAGTTGAAACACACCTTTTGTTGGAGAAAACTATCCAAAATGGG GTTGACCAGAAGAACAATAGCAGAAGTGTCAATATGTCATGGGTTGATTGCCTATCTAACATGAGCTTTGGTGCTATATTATCTGAAGTGTCGGAAACTCCTGTCAACCTTTGCCATCCATTACCTGCTCCAAATTCTAGTCTTCAGCAGATCCCTATGACCTGTGATTCATTTGATGCTGCTATTGCTTCCGTTATGGCCCGTCATCAACCCTCAAATCCATCAAACCGGTTGATCCATTCATCCATCTTGGAAGCAGAAGAAACATGCCATGCATTTCCATTTGCAAAGGTTGCTTCTTCAAGTCATAATCATCCAGCTTCAACTAGAGATCCTCCTGCCACAGAGAACTGTAGCGATATG acATAG